Proteins from one Microbacterium proteolyticum genomic window:
- a CDS encoding APC family permease, whose product MTALARAIARPTPVAGFGARSPLHGLERRSIGILDLAAQSVAAVAPAAAATTVVLMVAGVAPGSTVAAIVVAALLSFGVARTVSQFARRFAAAGALYTYTARGLGTRAGLGAGAAIVVGYAAIAMFSLLGCAYYLAYLLGGLWPTVPSGAAVTIALVVEAFAVAAVLVAGIRLSARVALVAEAASVVLIVVLLGTLLFFIGPVDVAASLAPGPFDPVALAAGAVVAVTAFVGFESAATLGVESVAPLRNVPRAITGTVLISGGVYVLAAVTQVSGFHALGRDLAASASPVNDLAGTFGLGPWGVVADVGIAASFLACAIGSMTALVRVLFAMSRDGVLPARIGRTHPRLRTPVAATLTALPVVAGVPLLLSVAGVDPREAMQVTLAVGATGYICAYVLVCVAAPVFLRRIGEFTIAPAITAGVSAVALVAALVAFLVVGSDRIGAVCVAVIAVAAVGFVVVAGRRLGSRPLGAYDEPVAAQVLGGVAPPGRGAR is encoded by the coding sequence ATGACCGCACTTGCCCGCGCCATCGCACGGCCCACGCCCGTCGCCGGATTCGGCGCGCGTTCGCCGCTGCACGGGCTCGAACGCCGATCGATCGGCATCCTCGACCTGGCCGCGCAGTCGGTGGCCGCCGTCGCCCCCGCCGCGGCGGCCACGACCGTCGTGCTGATGGTCGCCGGCGTGGCCCCCGGCAGCACGGTCGCGGCGATCGTCGTGGCGGCGCTGCTGAGCTTCGGCGTCGCGCGTACGGTCTCGCAGTTCGCGCGCCGGTTCGCCGCCGCCGGGGCGCTGTACACCTACACCGCTCGGGGGCTCGGCACCCGCGCGGGACTCGGCGCCGGCGCCGCGATCGTGGTGGGCTACGCCGCCATTGCGATGTTCTCGCTGCTCGGCTGCGCGTACTACCTCGCGTACCTCCTGGGCGGCCTGTGGCCGACGGTCCCGTCCGGGGCGGCGGTCACGATCGCGCTCGTGGTCGAGGCGTTCGCGGTCGCCGCGGTGCTGGTCGCCGGCATCCGTCTGTCGGCGCGGGTGGCGCTCGTCGCGGAGGCGGCGTCGGTCGTGCTCATCGTCGTGCTGCTCGGGACGCTTCTGTTCTTCATCGGTCCGGTCGACGTGGCCGCCTCGCTCGCGCCCGGTCCCTTCGACCCGGTCGCGCTCGCCGCGGGCGCCGTGGTCGCGGTGACGGCCTTCGTGGGGTTCGAGTCCGCCGCGACCCTCGGGGTGGAGTCGGTCGCGCCGTTGCGCAACGTCCCGCGCGCGATCACGGGCACCGTGCTCATCTCCGGCGGCGTCTACGTCCTCGCCGCCGTCACCCAGGTGTCGGGGTTCCACGCGCTCGGGAGGGACCTGGCCGCCAGCGCCTCGCCCGTGAACGACCTCGCGGGCACCTTCGGGCTGGGACCGTGGGGCGTGGTCGCCGACGTCGGGATCGCGGCATCCTTCCTCGCGTGCGCGATCGGGTCGATGACCGCTCTCGTTCGCGTGCTCTTCGCCATGAGCCGCGACGGCGTTCTGCCCGCGCGGATCGGTCGCACCCACCCGAGGCTGCGCACGCCCGTGGCGGCGACTCTCACGGCTCTGCCGGTCGTGGCGGGTGTGCCCCTGCTGCTGTCGGTGGCGGGGGTCGACCCGCGTGAGGCGATGCAGGTGACACTCGCGGTAGGGGCCACGGGATACATCTGCGCGTACGTCCTGGTGTGCGTCGCGGCTCCGGTCTTCCTCCGCCGCATCGGCGAGTTCACCATCGCGCCCGCGATCACGGCGGGGGTGTCGGCCGTCGCACTGGTGGCTGCCCTCGTGGCGTTCCTCGTGGTCGGATCCGATCGGATCGGCGCGGTGTGCGTCGCCGTCATCGCGGTGGCGGCGGTCGGCTTCGTGGTCGTCGCGGGGCGGCGGCTCGGGTCGCGGCCTCTCGGGGCGTACGACGAGCCCGTCGCGGCGCAGGTGCTCGGGGGCGTCGCACCGCCGGGGAGGGGCGCCCGGTGA
- a CDS encoding APC family permease, whose translation MTQLESKGTADAPSRTLRGSLGVTAIVFMVVAAASPLTVVGGAAPLGILIGNGAGFPSLYAISAVILLFFSVGLAAMTRHVPRPGAFFTYIGYGLGRPSGLAAAWTAMLTYTTIQVSVYGYIGYLLEITVVSLGGPDLAWWLYALAVVGLVGILGYRHIDLSSKVLGVLLVAEVAIVLALVAAVMIDGGPEGLSAAPFEPANVLSGSPGVGLMFAIAAFIGFEATAIFRDEARDPDRTIPRATYVAVIGIGVFYTLASWGLVMAWGPGGIMEAAADPGTLMLRTVAIYLGSVGEIIVNVLLLTSMFACVLSFHNVLTRYQHAMSSAGVLPDRLAGVHARHLSPHASSVAQTVTAAVLTAVFAVLNLDPLLQVFTWFAGVATLAIALLMAVTSIAVIVYFARNRADRRVWNTVVAPALGFVGLLASAVIIVVYFPIMVGDMDATGAPTFGAVTWSLLALVAAFPVFGYVQAAWIRRRRPAAYAKLTDAIAG comes from the coding sequence ATGACCCAGCTCGAATCGAAGGGCACCGCCGACGCGCCGTCGCGGACCCTGCGCGGCTCCCTGGGCGTCACGGCGATCGTCTTCATGGTGGTCGCCGCCGCCTCACCGCTCACCGTCGTCGGCGGGGCCGCGCCTCTCGGCATCCTGATCGGAAACGGCGCGGGGTTCCCGAGCCTGTACGCGATCAGCGCCGTCATCCTGCTGTTCTTCTCGGTCGGGTTGGCCGCGATGACCCGCCACGTCCCGCGACCCGGCGCCTTCTTCACGTACATCGGCTACGGCCTGGGGCGTCCGTCCGGGCTGGCCGCGGCGTGGACGGCGATGCTCACCTACACGACCATCCAGGTCTCGGTGTACGGCTACATCGGCTACCTGCTGGAGATCACCGTCGTCTCCCTCGGCGGTCCCGACCTGGCCTGGTGGCTGTACGCGCTCGCGGTCGTCGGGCTCGTCGGCATCCTGGGCTACCGGCACATCGACCTCTCGAGCAAGGTGCTCGGCGTGCTCCTGGTGGCCGAGGTCGCGATCGTGCTCGCGTTGGTGGCGGCCGTCATGATCGACGGCGGACCCGAGGGCCTGAGCGCGGCGCCGTTCGAGCCCGCCAACGTCCTCAGCGGCTCGCCCGGCGTCGGCTTGATGTTCGCGATCGCCGCGTTCATCGGGTTCGAGGCCACCGCGATCTTCCGCGACGAGGCGCGCGACCCCGACCGCACGATCCCTCGCGCCACCTACGTCGCGGTGATCGGCATCGGCGTCTTCTACACGCTGGCCTCGTGGGGTCTCGTGATGGCCTGGGGTCCCGGCGGGATCATGGAGGCCGCCGCCGATCCCGGCACCCTGATGCTCCGCACCGTCGCGATCTACCTCGGCAGCGTCGGCGAGATCATCGTCAACGTCCTGCTGCTGACCTCGATGTTCGCGTGCGTCCTGTCCTTCCACAACGTGCTCACCCGCTATCAGCACGCGATGTCGAGCGCGGGAGTCCTCCCCGACCGCCTCGCCGGTGTCCACGCGCGTCACCTGTCACCGCACGCCTCCTCCGTCGCCCAGACGGTGACCGCCGCGGTTCTCACCGCCGTCTTCGCGGTGCTGAACCTCGACCCGCTGCTGCAGGTGTTCACGTGGTTCGCCGGCGTGGCGACCCTCGCGATCGCGCTGCTGATGGCCGTCACCTCGATCGCCGTGATCGTGTACTTCGCCCGCAACCGCGCCGACCGGCGCGTGTGGAACACCGTCGTCGCCCCCGCGTTGGGCTTCGTCGGTCTGCTGGCTTCGGCGGTGATCATCGTCGTCTACTTCCCGATCATGGTCGGCGACATGGATGCCACGGGCGCACCGACCTTCGGGGCGGTGACGTGGTCGCTCCTGGCACTGGTCGCTGCCTTCCCGGTCTTCGGGTACGTCCAGGCTGCGTGGATCCGTCGCCGTCGCCCCGCGGCCTACGCCAAGCTCACCGACGCCATCGCCGGCTGA
- a CDS encoding primary-amine oxidase, protein MTLTDPAVAAFTAPAAPAHPLASLTPAEITAVHTIVAGLDGVDEATRFAYVGLEEAAKGEVLAWERGDAPAPERRARVQLLNLRTAHSLDLVVSLATGAVLRTTELDGSDGQLPILDAEFEEVGVIANEDAAWVAALAARGLTTDDVVLVPLSAGHYGFENEVGRRILRTFAFRQDHPADHPWAHPVDGLTAYIDVAARSVIEIIDTPGFTVPETHGNFDDPELQGPPLEGLKPIVITQPEGSSFTVDDEHVTWGEWDLRIGFDTREGLILRQLSFAGRPVMYRGSISEMVVPYADPAPNRFWQNYFDTGEYLFGRYTNELELGCDCVGDITYVDAVLSDENGMPRTIRNAVCMHEEDFGSLWKHTDIFTGSSEVRRARRLVISFFTTVGNYDYGFYWYLYLDGTIECEAKLTGILFTSAYPGEGYPFASEVAPGLGAPYHQHLFSARLDMTVDGVANVVNEIDAVRLPISAENPAGNAFTKKVTPIASEKVSGRVADGAVNRVWQIASTEKTTERGQATSYVLFPTETPVLLADETSSIAARAAFATKNLFVTKYDPAERYAAGDFVNQHPGGAGIPDFIAGDEPLVGEDVVLWHTFGLTHFPRNEDWPVMPMDYAKFTLKPYNFFERNPVLNVPAPVNTHCAPASHPDAHGEASASGCHC, encoded by the coding sequence ATGACCCTCACCGATCCCGCCGTCGCAGCCTTCACCGCCCCCGCGGCCCCCGCTCACCCGCTCGCGTCGCTCACGCCCGCCGAGATCACCGCCGTCCACACGATCGTCGCCGGCCTCGACGGGGTCGACGAGGCCACGCGCTTCGCCTACGTCGGTCTCGAAGAGGCCGCCAAGGGCGAGGTGCTGGCGTGGGAGCGCGGCGACGCCCCCGCCCCCGAGCGCCGCGCCCGCGTGCAGCTGCTGAACCTGCGCACCGCCCACTCGCTCGACCTCGTCGTCTCGCTCGCCACCGGCGCGGTGCTGCGGACGACCGAACTCGACGGTTCGGACGGGCAGCTCCCGATCCTGGATGCCGAGTTCGAGGAGGTCGGCGTCATCGCGAACGAGGACGCGGCCTGGGTCGCCGCCCTCGCCGCGCGCGGACTCACCACCGACGACGTCGTGCTGGTCCCGCTGTCTGCAGGGCACTACGGGTTCGAGAACGAGGTGGGCCGCCGCATCCTGCGCACCTTCGCCTTCCGTCAGGACCACCCCGCCGACCACCCGTGGGCGCACCCGGTGGACGGGCTCACCGCCTACATCGACGTCGCCGCCCGATCGGTGATCGAGATCATCGACACCCCCGGGTTCACGGTGCCCGAGACCCACGGCAACTTCGACGACCCCGAACTGCAGGGCCCGCCGCTGGAGGGGCTGAAGCCCATCGTCATCACGCAGCCCGAGGGATCGAGCTTCACCGTCGACGACGAGCACGTCACGTGGGGCGAGTGGGATCTGCGCATCGGCTTCGACACCCGCGAGGGGCTCATCCTCCGCCAGCTGTCCTTCGCCGGTCGCCCGGTGATGTACCGAGGGTCGATCAGCGAGATGGTTGTGCCCTACGCCGACCCCGCGCCGAACCGCTTCTGGCAGAACTACTTCGACACAGGCGAATACCTCTTCGGCCGGTACACGAACGAGCTCGAGCTCGGCTGCGACTGCGTCGGCGACATCACCTACGTCGACGCGGTGCTGTCGGACGAGAACGGGATGCCGCGCACCATCCGCAACGCCGTGTGCATGCACGAGGAGGACTTCGGCTCCCTGTGGAAGCACACCGACATCTTCACCGGGTCCAGCGAGGTCCGCCGTGCCCGCCGGCTCGTCATCTCGTTCTTCACCACTGTCGGCAACTACGACTACGGGTTCTACTGGTACCTCTACCTCGACGGCACGATCGAGTGCGAGGCCAAGCTCACCGGCATCCTGTTCACCTCCGCCTACCCGGGCGAGGGCTACCCCTTCGCGTCCGAGGTCGCCCCGGGTCTGGGTGCGCCGTACCACCAGCACCTCTTCTCCGCGCGGCTGGACATGACCGTCGACGGCGTCGCCAACGTCGTGAACGAGATCGACGCGGTGCGCCTGCCGATCTCGGCCGAGAACCCCGCCGGCAACGCCTTCACCAAGAAGGTGACGCCGATCGCGTCGGAGAAGGTGTCGGGTCGCGTCGCCGACGGCGCGGTCAACCGCGTCTGGCAGATCGCCTCGACCGAGAAGACCACCGAGCGCGGTCAGGCGACCTCCTACGTCCTCTTCCCCACCGAGACGCCCGTGCTGCTCGCCGACGAGACCTCGTCGATCGCGGCCCGCGCCGCGTTCGCGACGAAGAACCTCTTCGTCACCAAGTACGACCCGGCAGAGCGCTACGCCGCGGGCGACTTCGTGAACCAGCACCCCGGGGGTGCCGGCATCCCGGACTTCATCGCGGGGGACGAGCCTCTCGTCGGCGAGGACGTCGTGCTCTGGCACACGTTCGGGCTCACCCACTTCCCGCGCAACGAGGACTGGCCGGTCATGCCGATGGACTACGCCAAGTTCACGCTCAAGCCGTACAACTTCTTCGAGCGAAACCCCGTGCTGAACGTGCCGGCGCCCGTGAACACGCACTGCGCGCCCGCGTCGCACCCCGACGCGCACGGCGAGGCGTCGGCATCCGGATGCCACTGCTGA
- a CDS encoding alpha-mannosidase yields MHDRTALIEMRIDRFVRERLVPAVYRARHPLTIAAWEAPGEPVTFAAARDAEYRPFAIGTPWGRAWGTTWFAVSGEIPTGWRDAAGALPNGTVAEFVVDLGFTAGQSGFQCEALIWNRQGAPIKGISPFNNATPAVLDADGRVDVLVEAASNPDVGSLFTFEPTHLGDLATAGDAPLYTLREMSLGLRDVAVWELLQDFRLLHGLIAELDATSARRATLVEAMDAAIDAVDPDDVAGTAQAGRDVLAPLLAAPAASSAHVLHAVGHAHIDSAWLWPVRETARKVSRTFSNVLSLMDEDPEFVFASSSAQQFAWMKEHYPALWERLKERVAEGRFVPVGGMWVESDTNMVGGEAMARQFLEGKTFFQEEFGIDTEEVWLPDSFGYSGALPQIMKAAGARWFLTQKISWNETNRIPHHTFQWEGIDGSRIFTHFPPVDKYNSEVTAADLSHAERNFSDKGRARTSLLPYGFGDGGGGPTREMTATIARAHSLEGAPRVVHSTPRAFFETAEAEYADPAVWAGELYLEFHRGTYTSQLRTKQGNRRSEHLLREAELWAATAAVRAGVEYPAAALRRLWQLVLLQQFHDILPGTSIAWVHRDAERNYEAIAAELEQIIADSLRTLAGEGDRVLAVNAAPHLRSGVPALGIAAASAARDVAPRSEGGGYVLDNGVIHAVIDARGLIISLVEVGSGREVVPDGQAAGLFQLFRDTPTQWDAWDIDETYRRHVTPLDSADAVRIDGDAIVVERAFGDSRLVTRIALAAGARTLRLSIDVDWHEQQKLLKLAVPVDVHTDRAASEIQFGHITRPTHTNTSWDAARFETAAHRWVRVAEPGFGVAVTNDSTYGHDITRHARRGGGTSSLVRLSIIRGALFPDPQQDQGAHRLEVGIVVGADVADAVTEGYRTNLPLRVIEGAGDVAPLVALDRDGIVVESVKLAHDGSGDVIVRLYEALGERQSTTLHAGFEVTAVAETDLLEREVDAAAVSSVSGGAVELTLRPFQLVTLRLKR; encoded by the coding sequence ATGCACGACCGCACCGCGCTCATCGAGATGCGCATCGACCGCTTCGTCCGCGAGCGTCTCGTCCCCGCCGTCTACCGCGCCCGCCACCCCCTCACGATCGCGGCGTGGGAGGCCCCGGGCGAGCCGGTGACCTTCGCCGCAGCCCGGGATGCCGAGTACCGCCCCTTCGCGATCGGGACGCCGTGGGGGCGCGCGTGGGGGACCACCTGGTTCGCCGTGTCGGGGGAGATCCCCACCGGCTGGCGCGACGCGGCGGGTGCCCTGCCCAACGGGACCGTCGCGGAGTTCGTCGTCGACCTCGGTTTCACGGCCGGGCAGAGCGGCTTCCAGTGCGAAGCGTTGATCTGGAACCGCCAGGGCGCGCCCATCAAGGGCATCTCGCCGTTCAACAACGCCACTCCCGCCGTCCTCGACGCCGACGGCCGGGTCGACGTGCTCGTCGAGGCCGCGTCGAACCCCGACGTCGGGAGCCTCTTCACCTTCGAGCCCACGCATCTCGGCGACCTCGCCACGGCGGGTGACGCTCCTCTCTATACGCTTCGCGAGATGTCGCTCGGTCTGCGCGACGTCGCCGTGTGGGAACTGCTGCAGGACTTCCGTCTTCTCCACGGCCTGATCGCGGAACTCGACGCGACCTCCGCGCGCCGCGCGACGCTGGTGGAGGCGATGGATGCCGCGATCGACGCGGTCGATCCCGACGACGTCGCGGGCACGGCCCAGGCCGGCCGTGACGTGCTGGCTCCGCTGCTCGCCGCACCGGCGGCATCCAGTGCTCACGTCCTGCACGCCGTCGGGCACGCCCACATCGACTCCGCGTGGCTGTGGCCGGTGCGCGAGACGGCGCGGAAGGTCTCGCGCACGTTCAGCAATGTCCTCTCGCTCATGGACGAGGACCCCGAGTTCGTCTTCGCCAGTTCGTCGGCGCAGCAGTTCGCGTGGATGAAGGAGCACTACCCGGCGCTCTGGGAGCGGCTGAAGGAACGCGTCGCCGAGGGGCGGTTCGTGCCCGTGGGCGGCATGTGGGTCGAATCCGACACGAACATGGTCGGCGGCGAGGCGATGGCCCGCCAGTTCCTCGAGGGGAAGACCTTCTTCCAGGAGGAGTTCGGCATCGACACCGAAGAGGTGTGGCTGCCCGACTCGTTCGGATACAGCGGTGCCCTGCCGCAGATCATGAAGGCCGCGGGAGCCCGCTGGTTCCTCACGCAGAAGATCTCGTGGAACGAGACCAACCGCATCCCGCACCACACCTTCCAGTGGGAGGGCATCGACGGCTCGCGCATCTTCACGCACTTCCCGCCGGTCGACAAGTACAACTCCGAGGTGACCGCTGCCGATCTCTCGCACGCCGAACGCAACTTCTCCGACAAGGGTCGCGCCCGCACGTCGCTGCTTCCCTACGGCTTCGGCGACGGCGGCGGCGGCCCCACCCGTGAGATGACCGCGACGATCGCGCGCGCGCACTCGCTCGAGGGGGCGCCGAGAGTCGTGCACTCCACGCCCCGCGCGTTCTTCGAAACCGCCGAGGCCGAGTACGCCGACCCGGCGGTGTGGGCGGGGGAGCTGTACCTGGAGTTCCACCGCGGCACCTACACCAGCCAGTTGCGCACCAAGCAGGGCAACCGCCGCAGCGAGCACCTGCTGCGTGAAGCGGAGCTGTGGGCCGCGACCGCCGCGGTGCGCGCGGGCGTGGAATACCCCGCGGCGGCCCTCCGCCGCCTGTGGCAGCTCGTGCTGCTGCAGCAGTTCCACGACATTCTGCCCGGCACGTCCATCGCGTGGGTGCACCGGGATGCCGAGCGCAACTACGAAGCCATCGCCGCCGAGCTCGAGCAGATCATCGCCGATAGCCTGCGTACGCTCGCGGGGGAGGGCGACCGCGTGCTCGCCGTCAACGCCGCGCCGCACCTTCGCTCGGGCGTCCCCGCCCTCGGGATCGCGGCGGCGTCGGCCGCGCGCGACGTCGCTCCGCGCTCCGAGGGCGGCGGTTACGTACTGGACAACGGGGTCATCCACGCCGTCATCGACGCCCGGGGGCTCATCATCTCGCTCGTCGAGGTCGGCTCGGGTCGCGAGGTCGTCCCCGACGGGCAGGCGGCGGGACTGTTCCAACTCTTCCGGGACACGCCCACGCAGTGGGACGCGTGGGACATCGACGAGACCTACCGCCGCCACGTCACCCCGCTGGACTCGGCTGATGCGGTGCGCATCGACGGCGACGCGATCGTGGTCGAGCGCGCCTTCGGCGACTCCCGTCTGGTCACCCGCATCGCGCTCGCCGCGGGCGCGCGCACCCTGCGGCTGTCGATCGACGTCGACTGGCACGAGCAGCAGAAGCTGCTGAAGCTGGCCGTCCCCGTCGACGTGCACACAGACCGTGCGGCATCCGAGATCCAGTTCGGGCACATCACACGTCCGACGCACACGAACACCTCGTGGGATGCCGCCCGCTTCGAGACCGCGGCCCATCGCTGGGTCCGCGTCGCCGAACCCGGATTCGGGGTGGCTGTGACGAACGACTCGACCTACGGGCACGACATCACCCGGCACGCGCGTCGGGGCGGCGGAACGTCCTCGCTGGTGCGCCTGTCGATCATCCGCGGGGCGCTGTTCCCCGATCCTCAGCAGGATCAGGGCGCGCACCGCCTCGAGGTGGGCATCGTCGTGGGCGCCGACGTGGCCGACGCGGTGACCGAGGGGTACCGGACCAACCTTCCCCTTCGTGTGATCGAGGGGGCCGGAGACGTCGCGCCGCTGGTCGCGCTCGATCGCGACGGCATCGTCGTGGAGTCCGTCAAGCTCGCCCACGACGGTTCGGGAGACGTCATCGTGCGCCTGTATGAGGCGCTGGGGGAGCGGCAGTCCACGACACTCCACGCGGGCTTCGAGGTCACGGCCGTGGCCGAGACCGACCTGCTGGAGCGCGAGGTCGATGCCGCCGCGGTGTCGAGCGTGTCGGGCGGGGCGGTCGAGCTCACCCTGCGTCCGTTCCAGCTGGTGACGCTGCGTCTGAAGCGCTGA
- a CDS encoding carbohydrate ABC transporter permease, whose translation MSATTTLPEVTGRTRSAARAAKRPKASLSSPRTRALRVLSNTLLIVVGILFIVPLIWLVTASLDAQPTLAIKMPEVITLDNFAAVMKPDLLFLPLWNSVLLAGGTAVATVVLASLAAYPLSRYKMRVGKPFLYAVLFGTCLPITAIMVPVYSLFVQLNLIDSIGGTILFLTASALPIAIWMMKNFMDGVPVELEHAAWMDGAGSMRTLVQIVLPLMRPGIAVVFIFTFIQAWGNFFVPFVLLLSPDYQPAAVSIFNFFGSFGAVAYGQLAAYSIVYSLPVLGLYVLVQRGLGGTSALAGAVKG comes from the coding sequence ATGAGCGCCACCACGACCCTCCCCGAGGTCACCGGCCGCACCCGGTCGGCGGCGCGCGCCGCGAAGCGCCCGAAGGCCTCGCTGTCGTCGCCCCGCACGCGCGCCCTGCGCGTCCTGAGCAACACGCTGCTCATCGTCGTCGGCATCCTGTTCATCGTCCCGCTCATCTGGCTCGTCACGGCCTCGCTCGACGCGCAGCCGACGCTCGCGATCAAGATGCCCGAGGTGATCACCCTCGACAACTTCGCCGCGGTCATGAAGCCCGACCTGCTGTTCCTGCCGCTGTGGAACAGCGTGCTGCTGGCCGGCGGCACCGCGGTGGCCACCGTCGTGCTCGCCTCGCTCGCGGCCTACCCGCTCTCGCGGTACAAGATGCGCGTGGGCAAGCCCTTCCTCTACGCGGTGCTGTTCGGGACGTGCCTTCCGATCACCGCGATCATGGTGCCGGTCTACAGCCTCTTCGTGCAGCTGAACCTCATCGACTCCATCGGCGGGACGATCCTCTTCCTCACCGCGAGTGCTCTGCCGATCGCCATCTGGATGATGAAGAACTTCATGGACGGCGTGCCCGTCGAGCTCGAGCACGCGGCGTGGATGGACGGCGCGGGATCGATGCGCACCCTGGTGCAGATCGTCCTCCCGCTCATGCGTCCCGGGATCGCCGTGGTGTTCATCTTCACGTTCATCCAGGCGTGGGGGAACTTCTTCGTCCCCTTCGTGCTGCTGCTCAGCCCCGACTACCAGCCGGCCGCCGTGAGCATTTTCAACTTCTTCGGGTCGTTCGGGGCCGTGGCCTACGGCCAGCTCGCGGCCTACTCGATCGTCTACTCCCTTCCCGTCCTCGGCCTGTACGTCCTCGTGCAGCGCGGACTCGGCGGCACGTCGGCCCTCGCCGGCGCCGTCAAGGGCTGA
- a CDS encoding carbohydrate ABC transporter permease, which produces MTALAQTGATGTGRGSRVKTRGLRSSARALPLLPAALLLAIFLLGPILVSLWGSLTNATLSGSTAVDSQFIGFANYIQLFKAPDFPVAVINTIVFVFFSAVIGQNILGLALALMMRSGNRIVTAVVGTIVVTAWVLPEIVAAFAAYAFFRDNGSLNAILAVFGLEPVSWLFTMPVLMVIFANIWRGTAFSMMVYSAALSDVPPEITEAAEMDGASGIKRLWLVTIPMIRSTIGTNSMIVTLQTLSVFTLIFVMTGGGPGNKSTTLPILAYQQGLKFGELGYGTAIATIMLLIGAVFSFFYVRALREEVSS; this is translated from the coding sequence GTGACCGCCCTGGCTCAGACCGGGGCGACCGGAACCGGCCGGGGGTCGCGCGTGAAGACGCGCGGCCTCCGGTCGTCGGCCCGGGCGCTCCCGCTCCTTCCCGCAGCTCTGCTGCTGGCGATCTTCCTGCTCGGCCCGATCCTGGTGTCGCTGTGGGGGTCGCTCACCAACGCCACGCTCTCGGGCTCGACCGCCGTCGACTCGCAGTTCATCGGTTTCGCCAACTACATCCAGCTCTTCAAAGCGCCCGATTTCCCGGTCGCGGTGATCAACACGATTGTGTTCGTGTTCTTCTCGGCCGTGATCGGTCAGAACATCCTCGGTCTCGCCCTCGCGCTCATGATGCGCTCGGGTAACCGCATCGTCACCGCCGTGGTCGGCACGATCGTGGTGACCGCCTGGGTGCTCCCCGAGATCGTCGCCGCGTTCGCGGCCTACGCCTTCTTCCGCGACAACGGCTCGCTTAACGCGATCCTCGCGGTCTTCGGGCTTGAGCCCGTCAGCTGGCTCTTCACGATGCCGGTGCTCATGGTCATCTTCGCCAACATCTGGCGCGGGACGGCCTTCTCGATGATGGTGTACTCCGCCGCGCTGTCCGACGTGCCGCCGGAGATCACCGAGGCGGCCGAGATGGACGGGGCCAGCGGCATCAAGCGACTGTGGCTCGTCACCATCCCGATGATCCGCTCGACCATCGGCACGAACTCCATGATCGTGACGCTCCAGACCCTGTCGGTCTTCACGCTCATCTTCGTCATGACCGGCGGCGGCCCCGGCAACAAGAGCACGACGCTGCCGATCCTCGCCTACCAGCAGGGTCTGAAGTTCGGCGAGCTGGGCTACGGCACGGCCATCGCCACGATCATGCTCCTCATCGGCGCCGTCTTCTCGTTCTTCTACGTCCGCGCGCTGCGCGAGGAGGTCTCGTCATGA